One segment of Ferrovum sp. PN-J185 DNA contains the following:
- a CDS encoding peptidylprolyl isomerase: MIPFRKSFTLLLFALTYLLSTNLYAVETKKTAPPEVIDRIVAVVNSDVITLSDLTDRTNLIAKQLQKQNIPLPDRKILMRQVLEKMIYDSVQKQYAEEMGLKVEDAQLDQAIERIAKSNHLTVEQFNKQVVSEGVPLKKFRQEISTEMLLAELRKREVDNKVQVSDNEVKAQLAQEKKLGANAQEEYDIAHIYVSVPENSTREQRDLSRKKIEKALNTIKSGVAFSQVAASYSDAPDALQGGNLGWRPAARLPVIFVEAVQKMHPGDTSNILETSNGFHLIQLLDVRGGATAKKITQYHVRQILIKINPGEEAQAKNKVYGIYDRLKAGEDFAKVASLSSEDDSRNNGGDIGWITAGETLPDFEKQLQLLHPGEISQPFETALGWHIVQLVSERESDTSLEGRMEAIKQGITARKTDELFDEWVRQLRDNAYVDIRLDDF, from the coding sequence ATGATACCGTTTAGAAAATCCTTTACTCTTCTCCTATTTGCTTTAACTTATTTGTTGAGCACTAATTTATACGCAGTGGAAACAAAAAAAACTGCTCCACCAGAGGTCATTGACCGTATTGTTGCTGTTGTAAATTCCGATGTCATTACCTTGTCCGATTTGACTGATAGAACGAATTTAATAGCCAAACAATTACAAAAGCAAAATATTCCGCTACCTGATCGCAAAATATTAATGCGTCAAGTACTAGAAAAAATGATTTACGACTCAGTTCAAAAGCAATACGCAGAAGAGATGGGGTTGAAAGTTGAAGACGCGCAACTTGACCAAGCAATCGAGAGAATAGCGAAAAGCAACCACCTAACTGTTGAACAATTTAACAAACAAGTGGTGAGTGAGGGGGTTCCATTAAAGAAATTTCGCCAAGAAATCAGTACTGAGATGTTATTAGCTGAATTGCGAAAGAGGGAAGTGGATAATAAAGTACAAGTGAGTGACAATGAAGTCAAAGCTCAACTTGCACAAGAAAAAAAATTAGGAGCCAATGCTCAAGAGGAGTATGACATTGCTCATATTTATGTGTCTGTTCCTGAGAACTCCACCAGAGAACAACGTGATCTTAGCCGTAAAAAAATTGAAAAAGCGTTAAATACCATTAAAAGTGGCGTAGCCTTTTCTCAGGTAGCAGCGAGTTACTCTGATGCACCAGATGCATTACAAGGCGGTAATCTCGGATGGCGTCCAGCAGCAAGGTTACCCGTTATTTTCGTCGAAGCTGTACAAAAAATGCATCCTGGAGATACCAGTAACATTTTAGAAACATCTAATGGTTTTCATTTGATTCAGTTACTCGACGTCCGTGGTGGTGCAACAGCTAAAAAAATCACCCAATATCACGTTCGCCAGATACTCATTAAAATTAATCCAGGCGAAGAAGCGCAAGCAAAAAACAAAGTCTATGGAATTTATGATCGTCTTAAGGCAGGCGAGGATTTCGCTAAGGTTGCCAGTTTGTCGTCAGAAGACGATAGTAGGAACAATGGTGGTGATATTGGTTGGATCACAGCAGGAGAAACGCTGCCTGATTTTGAAAAACAACTTCAACTATTACATCCAGGAGAAATAAGTCAGCCATTTGAAACTGCTTTGGGTTGGCACATTGTGCAATTAGTCAGTGAAAGAGAGAGCGATACCTCTCTTGAGGGAAGAATGGAAGCCATAAAACAAGGTATTACAGCCAGAAAAACTGATGAATTGTTTGATGAATGGGTAAGGCAGTTAAGAGATAACGCCTATGTCGACATCCGACTCGATGACTTCTAA
- the pdxA gene encoding 4-hydroxythreonine-4-phosphate dehydrogenase PdxA: MSTSDSMTSNSQKIIGLSVGEPAGIGPDLAVMIAQERDIKAQLVLCADKNMLIERAAMLAIPFEFEEFDPHNPHQCHSHIAVWHHPCEAPVTPGSLNVLNANYVLQALTNAAQYTYQGIFHALVTGPIQKSIIEESGIIFTGHTEYLAQQFSIPKVVMLLVGGELKVALATTHIPLKEVAQSITEEDLFSTLQILHRELKTKFNIPDPRIKVAGLNPHAGEDGHLGDEEIRVISPTIQRCQLLGQRIEGPFSADTLFLEDSLQGVDCVLAMYHDQGLPVLKTTSFGRGVNITLGLPIIRTSVDHGTALSLAGKKNAHIDAGSLKEAINTALHMNHK, translated from the coding sequence ATGTCGACATCCGACTCGATGACTTCTAATTCACAAAAAATAATTGGTCTATCCGTTGGAGAGCCTGCTGGAATAGGTCCTGATTTGGCAGTAATGATAGCGCAAGAGAGGGATATTAAAGCGCAGTTAGTGTTATGTGCTGATAAAAACATGCTCATTGAACGCGCAGCGATGTTGGCTATTCCTTTTGAGTTTGAGGAATTTGATCCTCATAACCCTCATCAATGCCATTCTCATATCGCCGTTTGGCACCATCCCTGTGAGGCTCCTGTTACCCCAGGAAGCCTCAACGTTCTTAATGCAAATTATGTGTTACAAGCACTCACTAACGCAGCCCAATACACCTATCAGGGTATCTTTCATGCGTTGGTTACAGGTCCTATACAAAAAAGTATTATCGAAGAGTCAGGAATTATTTTTACCGGACACACAGAATATTTAGCCCAACAGTTTTCGATACCTAAAGTGGTTATGTTGCTTGTTGGAGGAGAATTAAAAGTGGCCCTTGCCACCACCCATATTCCTTTAAAAGAAGTAGCTCAATCCATTACTGAAGAGGATTTGTTTTCAACTCTACAAATATTACATCGAGAGTTAAAAACAAAATTTAATATCCCAGACCCTAGAATAAAAGTTGCGGGACTTAACCCTCATGCTGGTGAAGACGGACATTTAGGAGATGAGGAAATAAGAGTTATCTCTCCAACGATACAACGCTGTCAATTATTAGGGCAGCGTATTGAAGGACCTTTTTCAGCAGATACTTTGTTTTTAGAGGACTCTCTTCAGGGAGTAGATTGTGTCTTAGCCATGTACCATGATCAAGGTTTACCCGTTCTTAAAACGACTAGTTTTGGCAGAGGAGTCAATATTACTTTAGGTTTACCAATCATTCGTACCTCTGTGGATCACGGCACCGCTCTCTCGCTTGCAGGTAAAAAAAATGCTCATATTGATGCGGGTAGCTTAAAAGAAGCCATTAACACGGCATTACATATGAACCATAAATAA
- the rsmA gene encoding 16S rRNA (adenine(1518)-N(6)/adenine(1519)-N(6))-dimethyltransferase RsmA, with the protein MTKHIARKRFGQHFLVDQSIIYNIIKLAHFRREDSVVEIGPGLGALTHPLLKELDHLTLIELDRDLIHYWQQQTQYKSQITIVESDVLQVDFKQFPNHFRLIGNLPYNISTPLLFHLTMSADKWRDAHFMLQKEVVDRLTAQPGSGDYSRLTVMMSYRFHLEHLFDVPPSAFNPPPKVMSAIIRLIPKSMDRLTAHNEKLFAQVVMDAFSQRRKMLRSTLKKWVNESQWEQLAIDPQRRAETLSVDDFVKIANFLCGIA; encoded by the coding sequence ATGACAAAACACATTGCCAGAAAACGCTTTGGTCAACATTTTTTGGTTGATCAATCCATTATTTATAATATTATTAAGTTAGCTCATTTTCGCAGAGAGGATAGCGTTGTAGAAATTGGTCCCGGACTTGGTGCCCTCACCCATCCTTTACTCAAAGAACTTGATCACCTCACCTTAATTGAACTAGACAGAGATCTAATTCATTATTGGCAACAACAGACCCAATATAAAAGTCAAATTACGATTGTTGAAAGCGACGTACTTCAAGTTGACTTTAAACAGTTTCCGAATCATTTTCGACTTATTGGTAACCTTCCCTATAATATTTCTACGCCATTACTCTTTCATCTCACAATGAGTGCAGATAAATGGCGAGATGCTCATTTCATGTTACAAAAGGAAGTGGTTGATCGTTTAACTGCTCAACCTGGAAGTGGTGACTATAGTCGTTTAACCGTTATGATGTCCTATCGCTTCCATCTTGAACATTTATTTGACGTTCCTCCCTCAGCATTTAACCCCCCACCAAAAGTGATGTCAGCTATTATCAGGCTTATTCCTAAATCTATGGATAGGCTCACAGCACACAATGAAAAACTCTTCGCTCAAGTGGTGATGGACGCATTTTCTCAAAGAAGAAAAATGTTACGTTCAACCCTAAAAAAATGGGTTAACGAGAGTCAATGGGAACAATTAGCAATCGACCCTCAACGTCGAGCTGAAACACTAAGTGTTGATGACTTTGTCAAAATAGCTAATTTTTTGTGTGGTATCGCGTAA
- a CDS encoding anthranilate synthase component II, translating to MLLMIDNYDSFTYNLVQYFGELGQEVLVKRNDEITIDGIQQLRPSYIVISPGPCSPKEAGISVEVIRQFAGKLPLLGVCLGHQAIGEAFGGKVVHAKTVMHGKVSSVFHHNEGVFTDLPNPMRATRYHSLAVEKESLPEELRVTAWTEDGEIMGIKHTHYPLEGVQFHPESILTEHGHQLLNNFLTRYHTKN from the coding sequence ATGTTGTTAATGATTGATAACTATGATTCCTTTACTTATAACCTTGTCCAATATTTTGGTGAATTAGGTCAAGAGGTACTGGTTAAAAGAAACGATGAAATAACCATTGATGGTATTCAGCAATTGCGCCCATCTTATATTGTTATCTCTCCCGGGCCTTGTAGTCCAAAGGAGGCGGGGATATCAGTGGAGGTGATTCGTCAATTTGCGGGGAAATTACCTCTTTTAGGCGTGTGTCTTGGACACCAAGCTATTGGAGAAGCCTTTGGTGGAAAAGTAGTTCACGCAAAAACCGTTATGCACGGCAAAGTCTCATCTGTGTTTCATCATAATGAAGGTGTTTTTACGGATTTACCGAACCCAATGAGGGCTACACGATATCATTCTCTTGCTGTTGAGAAAGAGTCATTACCGGAAGAATTAAGAGTCACCGCATGGACTGAGGATGGAGAGATCATGGGAATAAAACACACCCATTACCCTTTAGAGGGAGTTCAGTTTCATCCAGAGTCTATTTTGACTGAGCATGGTCATCAGTTGTTGAACAACTTCCTTACGCGATACCACACAAAAAATTAG
- a CDS encoding LOG family protein, with the protein MTDKSDSSRSIPKPPHPLERICPLPWEHPVSVKEAEELKRRQQEIMANPSYVEPDQDVSFIHEDALRGVRLQLDYSKAETTMNNYGIHHAIVVFGSTRLKDEKLAKVEHELVLAKLAADPANTFLKQQVRLSERQVELSRYYEVGRQLGQLVGQAGHGPQDSSLVIMTGGGPGGMEAANRGAYEVGARSVGLNITLPREQYPNPYITPGLCFQFHYFALRKLHFMKRAVALVALPGGYGTFDELFGALTLIQTRKIAPIPVVLVGESFWRDVVNFERLLDYGNIDPEDMNLFWYAETAQEAWHGIREWHRSNGTDIFDGEGRIQPRKTASLRTDPI; encoded by the coding sequence ATGACAGATAAAAGTGATTCTTCACGTTCTATCCCTAAACCTCCTCATCCCTTAGAAAGAATTTGCCCGCTTCCGTGGGAACATCCCGTAAGTGTCAAAGAAGCAGAGGAGTTAAAGCGACGCCAACAAGAAATTATGGCCAATCCCTCTTATGTTGAGCCTGATCAAGATGTCTCTTTTATTCATGAGGATGCTCTCAGGGGGGTACGCTTACAACTGGATTACAGCAAAGCTGAAACTACCATGAACAATTATGGTATTCACCACGCTATTGTAGTATTTGGTAGCACACGTTTAAAAGACGAAAAGTTAGCTAAAGTAGAGCACGAATTGGTACTAGCAAAACTAGCGGCAGACCCTGCTAATACGTTTTTAAAACAACAAGTGCGTTTGTCTGAACGACAGGTTGAGTTGTCTCGCTACTATGAAGTAGGACGCCAATTGGGGCAACTAGTAGGACAAGCAGGTCATGGACCGCAAGACTCAAGTTTGGTGATTATGACTGGTGGTGGCCCTGGCGGGATGGAAGCCGCCAATCGTGGTGCATATGAGGTGGGTGCTCGTAGTGTTGGCTTAAATATTACTTTACCAAGAGAGCAATATCCTAATCCATACATCACCCCGGGACTGTGTTTTCAGTTTCATTATTTTGCGTTACGTAAACTACACTTCATGAAACGTGCCGTAGCCTTAGTGGCTTTACCGGGTGGTTATGGTACCTTTGATGAGTTATTTGGTGCGTTAACCCTCATTCAAACAAGAAAAATTGCTCCTATACCAGTTGTGTTAGTTGGTGAAAGCTTCTGGCGTGATGTGGTGAATTTTGAAAGACTGTTGGATTATGGCAATATTGATCCTGAAGACATGAATCTGTTTTGGTACGCTGAAACCGCACAAGAAGCCTGGCATGGCATTCGTGAATGGCATCGCAGTAATGGTACTGATATTTTTGATGGTGAAGGGCGCATCCAACCAAGAAAAACTGCTTCACTTCGTACTGACCCAATTTAA
- the trpE gene encoding anthranilate synthase component I, with protein sequence MTKEEFFALGQAGYNLIPVVKTQLADLDTPLSVYAKLAQAPYTFLLESVHGGERFGRYSFIGLPAKKRLRVTQYQVDIETDGMATESITVDNPLDFIEHFQEQFKAAPLKVLPRFCGGLAGYFGHDIIRYIEPKLSQGWKKDDIGTPDILLLVTTELVVIDNLSGQLHLVVYGDASHPQGFDLATKRLEELSKELTQPALLPELAVTDSDELINDTDQQWHQQAVNKALEYIKEGDIMQVVLSRRMHRSFKAEPLALYRALRRLNPSPYMFYYNMKDFYVVGASPEILVRLEDNKVTLRPIAGTRPRGRDALEDENLAMDLLNDPKEIAEHIMLMDLGRNDVGRIAETGSVIVTEKMVIERYSHVMHIVSNVEGKLKPGFKAMDVLKATFPAGTLSGAPKIRALEIIDELEPVRRGIYGGAVGYFDYSGNMDLAIAIRTAVIKDGVLYVQAGGGIVADSTAESEWQETVNKSRAVQKAAQLAEQGLH encoded by the coding sequence ATGACAAAAGAAGAGTTTTTTGCCTTAGGCCAAGCAGGATATAATTTAATTCCAGTAGTAAAAACACAGCTTGCAGACTTAGATACCCCCCTTTCAGTTTACGCAAAGCTCGCTCAAGCACCTTATACTTTTTTACTTGAGTCGGTTCATGGTGGAGAGCGCTTTGGAAGATATTCTTTTATTGGTTTACCGGCAAAAAAACGACTTCGAGTGACCCAGTATCAGGTGGATATAGAGACCGATGGCATGGCAACTGAGTCTATTACTGTTGATAACCCACTTGATTTTATTGAGCACTTTCAAGAGCAATTTAAGGCAGCACCACTTAAGGTCTTACCTAGATTTTGCGGGGGGTTGGCGGGTTATTTCGGCCATGACATTATTCGTTATATAGAGCCTAAGCTTAGTCAAGGTTGGAAAAAAGACGACATTGGGACCCCAGATATTTTATTGCTAGTCACAACTGAATTAGTGGTTATAGATAATTTGTCTGGGCAACTTCATCTTGTTGTCTATGGTGACGCAAGTCATCCTCAAGGTTTTGATCTGGCAACAAAACGGCTTGAAGAACTATCTAAAGAATTAACCCAACCTGCTTTGTTACCTGAGTTGGCTGTGACAGATTCTGATGAATTAATTAACGATACTGATCAACAATGGCATCAACAAGCTGTTAATAAAGCACTAGAGTATATTAAAGAGGGCGATATTATGCAGGTGGTGTTAAGTCGCCGCATGCATCGTTCTTTTAAGGCAGAGCCGTTGGCATTATATCGTGCATTAAGAAGACTAAATCCTTCTCCTTACATGTTTTATTACAATATGAAGGATTTTTATGTGGTCGGTGCCTCACCAGAAATTCTCGTGCGACTGGAAGATAATAAAGTGACGTTAAGACCCATAGCGGGGACTCGGCCCAGAGGACGTGATGCGCTAGAAGATGAAAACTTGGCTATGGATTTATTGAACGACCCTAAAGAAATAGCTGAACATATTATGTTGATGGATTTAGGTCGGAATGACGTGGGCCGAATTGCAGAAACGGGTTCGGTGATAGTCACTGAGAAAATGGTGATAGAACGCTACTCTCACGTCATGCACATCGTCTCCAATGTAGAGGGAAAATTAAAACCAGGGTTTAAAGCCATGGATGTCTTAAAAGCCACTTTCCCAGCAGGGACCTTAAGTGGAGCGCCTAAAATTCGAGCATTAGAAATCATCGATGAGTTAGAACCCGTTCGCCGCGGTATATATGGTGGAGCGGTGGGTTATTTTGATTATTCAGGAAATATGGATTTAGCCATTGCTATTCGCACTGCTGTCATCAAAGATGGGGTGTTATACGTTCAAGCAGGTGGAGGAATTGTTGCCGATTCGACAGCAGAGAGCGAATGGCAAGAAACCGTCAATAAATCTCGTGCGGTACAAAAAGCAGCTCAGCTCGCGGAACAAGGACTACACTAA
- the rpe gene encoding ribulose-phosphate 3-epimerase, with protein sequence MVDRIAPSLLSADFANLGQEVKDVIAAGADLIHFDVMDNHYVPNLTIGPLVCEAIRSYATVPIDVHLMVKPVDRIIPDFAKAGAGIISFHPEASEHIDRTIGLIHDQGCKAGLVFNPATSLSYLDHVMDKLDLILIMSVNPGFGGQSFIPEALKKLREVRRRIDESGYDIWLEIDGGVKVDNIHSIKQAGADTFVAGSAIFNTPDYLATIAAMRKELNR encoded by the coding sequence ATGGTAGATCGAATTGCACCAAGTTTATTATCAGCAGATTTCGCTAATTTAGGTCAGGAAGTAAAAGATGTTATTGCAGCTGGCGCTGATCTTATCCATTTTGATGTAATGGATAATCATTATGTGCCTAATTTAACAATTGGCCCATTAGTCTGTGAGGCGATACGTTCTTATGCAACCGTTCCGATTGATGTGCATTTAATGGTCAAGCCTGTTGATCGAATTATTCCAGACTTCGCTAAGGCAGGTGCTGGGATTATTAGTTTTCATCCAGAAGCCAGTGAACATATTGATCGTACAATTGGTCTTATTCATGATCAAGGCTGTAAAGCAGGATTAGTATTCAATCCTGCTACCTCTTTGAGCTATCTAGACCATGTGATGGATAAACTAGATCTCATCTTGATTATGTCTGTTAATCCAGGTTTTGGTGGGCAGTCTTTTATACCTGAAGCATTAAAAAAACTGCGTGAGGTAAGACGTCGTATTGATGAGTCTGGCTATGATATTTGGTTGGAAATTGACGGTGGCGTAAAGGTGGATAACATTCATTCCATTAAACAAGCAGGCGCTGATACCTTTGTGGCAGGTTCAGCAATATTTAACACCCCTGATTATCTCGCCACGATTGCCGCAATGCGTAAAGAGTTAAACCGATGA
- the mltA gene encoding murein transglycosylase A: protein MNKYLTLFLLLFVTGCASLPQDNQLSKEEAKPSQACPTPSNTSGQAITTLQSPKFIEDSFSNLPNWQHGVSLDSWQALLRQCVPLEKDAHWLPICQRARALGKDTTEETRKIFFEQHFDVWRIENPDGTKTGLITGYYEPVMKGSLVRTKYYTYPIYGEPKDLLTIDLGSVVPELKGKRLRGRLQGQKVVPYLSRTDIELEDQPLNAPVLAYVHDPIDLFFMQIQGSGQIVLANGQHLHLGYADQNGYPYRSIGRYLIDQGELTLSNASVNGIKKWLHNHPHQLHHLLNQNPSYVFFRILPDSLKDPLGALGVPLTPKASLAIDTRVIALGTPIFLDTTLPNTSRPLRQLMFGQDMGGAIRGAIRADFYWGTGNEAGKEAGSMRQSGRMWVFYPKGLTPSQSH from the coding sequence ATGAACAAGTATTTAACACTCTTTTTATTACTATTTGTAACAGGTTGCGCAAGCTTACCTCAAGATAATCAATTATCAAAAGAGGAAGCCAAGCCCTCTCAAGCATGTCCTACTCCATCAAATACCTCTGGGCAAGCTATTACAACACTTCAATCACCCAAGTTCATAGAAGATAGCTTTAGTAATTTACCTAATTGGCAACATGGCGTTAGTCTTGACTCATGGCAGGCGCTCCTTCGGCAATGTGTTCCTTTAGAAAAAGACGCTCATTGGTTACCTATCTGCCAACGAGCTAGAGCACTTGGAAAAGATACTACCGAGGAGACTCGTAAAATCTTTTTTGAGCAGCATTTTGATGTATGGCGTATTGAAAACCCAGACGGAACAAAAACTGGACTTATCACAGGTTACTACGAACCTGTTATGAAAGGCAGTCTTGTACGAACGAAATACTATACCTACCCCATTTACGGTGAACCCAAGGATTTACTAACGATTGATTTGGGCAGTGTGGTACCAGAACTAAAGGGCAAAAGATTACGAGGACGATTACAAGGTCAAAAAGTTGTCCCTTATCTATCAAGAACAGATATTGAACTTGAAGATCAACCGCTTAACGCCCCAGTACTGGCCTATGTGCATGACCCTATTGACTTGTTTTTCATGCAAATTCAAGGTTCTGGACAAATTGTATTAGCCAATGGCCAACACTTACATTTAGGGTATGCCGATCAAAATGGTTATCCCTATCGCTCTATTGGCCGTTACTTAATTGACCAAGGTGAACTCACCTTAAGTAATGCGTCTGTCAACGGCATAAAAAAATGGCTACATAACCACCCCCATCAACTACATCACCTGCTGAATCAAAACCCCAGTTATGTATTTTTTAGAATTTTACCTGATAGCTTAAAAGATCCGCTGGGGGCACTTGGCGTACCACTCACCCCTAAAGCAAGCCTAGCCATTGATACCCGTGTCATCGCGTTGGGTACGCCTATTTTCCTTGATACTACTTTACCAAATACTTCCCGTCCTTTAAGACAATTAATGTTTGGCCAGGACATGGGAGGAGCTATACGCGGTGCAATAAGAGCTGATTTTTACTGGGGCACTGGCAATGAAGCTGGTAAAGAAGCAGGCTCAATGAGACAATCAGGTCGTATGTGGGTTTTCTACCCCAAAGGACTCACTCCTTCTCAATCACATTAA
- the hemA gene encoding glutamyl-tRNA reductase — protein sequence MADSTSFIHTFGLNHDSAPLAVRERIAFNDEQLIPALIKLSEDTHSDEAVILSTCNRTEIYVRNESPTSITEWLQQHHHLGQFDISQYLYQLNGSAVAHHAFKVASGLDSMVLGEPQILGQVKQAVRIASEAGTLGPMLDKLFQITFSVAKEVRSQTAIGERSVSLAAAALKLTHSVLGNTSDQKILFIGAGEMIELVATHFAAKNPQQITIANRTLERGRLLAERFKGQAVTLSELTREIPLHDVIISCTASHLPLIGKGMIENALKSRKHKPMVLVDLAVPRDIEPEVGKLSDIFLYTVDDLGEIVQENKELRQAAVEEAEKIISVRVQDFIHWLHTREVVPTIKKLREHADNYRRMELEKAKKALLRGDSAEAVIEQLANSLMNKFLHHPTQTLNQTHGEHQQHLIDAAHKLFIRDQDS from the coding sequence TTGGCTGATTCAACCTCTTTTATTCACACTTTTGGGCTTAATCATGATAGCGCCCCGCTTGCTGTGCGTGAAAGAATTGCTTTCAATGATGAGCAATTAATTCCCGCATTGATTAAGCTTAGTGAAGACACTCATAGTGATGAGGCAGTCATTCTATCTACTTGCAATCGGACAGAAATTTATGTTCGTAATGAATCGCCTACCTCCATTACAGAATGGCTGCAACAGCACCATCACTTAGGGCAATTTGATATCAGCCAATACCTCTATCAGCTCAACGGTAGCGCAGTAGCACACCACGCCTTTAAAGTTGCTTCTGGCTTGGATTCCATGGTTCTTGGCGAACCACAAATTCTAGGACAGGTAAAACAAGCAGTAAGAATAGCCAGTGAGGCGGGAACGTTAGGCCCAATGCTTGATAAACTGTTCCAAATTACTTTTTCAGTAGCCAAAGAAGTACGAAGTCAAACGGCGATTGGCGAGCGTTCTGTATCTCTTGCCGCCGCTGCACTGAAATTAACACATAGTGTATTAGGTAACACGAGCGATCAAAAGATTCTGTTTATTGGTGCCGGTGAGATGATAGAACTGGTTGCCACTCACTTTGCTGCTAAAAACCCACAGCAAATCACTATTGCCAATCGCACACTGGAACGAGGTCGACTTTTAGCTGAGCGCTTTAAAGGTCAAGCCGTTACGTTGTCAGAGCTCACTAGAGAAATTCCATTGCATGATGTGATTATTTCTTGCACAGCCAGTCACTTACCGCTAATTGGCAAAGGTATGATTGAAAATGCATTGAAAAGCAGAAAACACAAACCTATGGTATTGGTTGATCTTGCTGTACCACGTGACATTGAGCCTGAAGTGGGGAAACTGTCTGATATATTCTTGTATACCGTTGATGATTTAGGTGAAATAGTTCAAGAAAACAAAGAGTTACGGCAAGCTGCGGTGGAAGAGGCAGAAAAAATCATTAGCGTGAGAGTTCAAGATTTTATTCATTGGTTACATACTCGAGAAGTGGTTCCGACCATTAAAAAGCTACGCGAGCATGCTGATAACTACCGCCGTATGGAACTTGAGAAAGCCAAAAAAGCATTGTTGCGTGGGGACTCTGCTGAGGCGGTGATTGAACAGCTAGCCAATTCTCTTATGAATAAATTTTTACATCATCCCACGCAGACATTAAACCAAACTCATGGCGAACATCAACAACATTTAATTGATGCTGCCCATAAACTCTTTATCCGC